From the genome of Streptomyces sp. NBC_01260, one region includes:
- a CDS encoding SAVMC3_10250 family protein, whose product MVCLSAGKLRQFRPTRRAPRTGTLRPSTPVGEIDIDSQAPDAEQSRSRHVDRVDRHLNQSARWYSEPGLRPGQWVQFEAPLRCITLNGSYRNLVLFSDPAPGEDPGHEREADCRLLMHGSAHHLLGLSPVPVDGPPLESHDGGSSAGATVLTRAGLAVEALDAAPLPPSDPSAPVEPTGADAPQSGLQSLLAAIDRTPALRGTAVWMRGLARVTVTVDTASGRRCLVASPLTVEVAHDLPSTT is encoded by the coding sequence TTGGTCTGTCTGTCGGCCGGCAAGCTGCGCCAGTTCCGGCCGACCCGCCGTGCGCCCCGGACCGGAACCCTGCGGCCGAGTACGCCGGTCGGCGAGATCGACATCGACTCGCAGGCACCCGATGCGGAACAGAGCCGGTCGCGCCATGTGGACCGGGTGGACAGACATCTGAACCAGTCGGCCCGGTGGTACTCGGAGCCCGGTCTACGGCCGGGGCAATGGGTCCAGTTCGAAGCACCGCTGCGCTGCATCACCCTGAACGGGTCGTACCGGAACCTCGTGCTGTTCAGCGATCCCGCTCCTGGCGAGGACCCTGGCCACGAGCGCGAGGCCGACTGCCGACTGCTCATGCACGGGTCGGCCCACCACCTGCTCGGGCTGTCCCCCGTGCCGGTCGACGGACCGCCCCTGGAGAGCCACGACGGCGGATCGAGCGCCGGAGCGACGGTCCTCACCCGTGCCGGCCTCGCGGTGGAGGCCCTGGACGCTGCGCCTCTCCCGCCATCCGATCCCTCAGCGCCGGTGGAACCCACCGGGGCCGACGCCCCGCAGTCCGGCCTGCAGTCCCTGCTCGCGGCCATTGACCGCACTCCCGCGCTCAGGGGAACGGCCGTGTGGATGCGCGGTCTGGCCCGCGTCACGGTCACCGTCGACACCGCATCCGGCCGACGCTGTCTCGTGGCCAGCCCGCTGACCGTGGAAGTCGCGCACGACCTGCCGTCGACGACCTGA
- a CDS encoding LysR family transcriptional regulator → MSLRQFEYALAVAEEGSVTAAAERLHVAQPSVSQQIRGLERELGVQLFARTPAGLVPTVVGRAFLREAEVAVSASRRARATARAGADELVGELTVAVQMGFGTRQLPGALGALRRRFPRLEVTVFEEPSSAELERLCRRGVLDLALMAACERSPSDAHHLGDEEFVVVLGAGHRQLAADRVELRELEGEPWVRFDRDSALDGVLLNVLRDNDLAPTTAARVSQTATAVRWAAHGLGATLVPASAVPHGHEHLVRPVFPVVSQPVIAVLRQGAGPAETALLELLRQETWSESAPFSPVS, encoded by the coding sequence ATGAGCCTTCGTCAGTTCGAGTACGCCCTGGCCGTTGCCGAGGAGGGCTCGGTGACGGCGGCGGCGGAGCGGCTGCACGTCGCCCAACCGTCGGTGTCCCAGCAGATCCGCGGTCTGGAGCGGGAACTCGGCGTACAGCTGTTCGCCCGTACGCCGGCCGGGCTGGTGCCCACCGTGGTCGGCCGCGCGTTCCTGCGGGAGGCGGAGGTCGCGGTGAGCGCGTCGCGGCGGGCGAGGGCGACGGCGCGGGCCGGTGCCGATGAGCTGGTCGGCGAGCTGACGGTCGCGGTGCAGATGGGCTTCGGCACGCGGCAGTTGCCGGGTGCGCTGGGCGCGCTGCGTCGCCGCTTCCCGCGGCTGGAGGTCACGGTCTTCGAGGAGCCGAGCTCCGCCGAGCTGGAGCGGCTGTGCCGCCGGGGCGTGCTGGACCTCGCCCTGATGGCGGCGTGCGAGCGGAGCCCCTCCGACGCCCACCACCTCGGCGACGAGGAGTTCGTCGTGGTGCTGGGCGCCGGGCACCGGCAGCTCGCCGCGGACCGGGTCGAGCTGCGCGAGCTGGAGGGTGAGCCGTGGGTGAGGTTCGACCGCGACAGCGCCCTCGACGGCGTGCTACTGAACGTGTTGCGCGACAACGATCTGGCCCCGACCACGGCCGCCCGCGTGTCCCAGACGGCGACGGCCGTGCGCTGGGCCGCCCACGGGCTGGGGGCGACGCTCGTCCCGGCCTCGGCGGTGCCCCACGGTCACGAGCACCTCGTCCGCCCGGTGTTCCCGGTCGTGTCCCAGCCCGTCATCGCCGTGCTCCGGCAGGGCGCGGGCCCGGCGGAGACGGCCCTGCTCGAACTCCTGCGTCAGGAGACGTGGTCCGAATCCGCTCCCTTCTCACCGGTGTCCTGA
- a CDS encoding SRPBCC domain-containing protein: MNNPADPADPADPTDSADPTDSADLTGPLDPIGPASPAQVTEVTLNTGGARPVLRFERVLAQPPEAVWRAITDREELKAWFPSEVIADAWEPGARISFPFPGTDMTLTGSVLEAEEPRVLAYTWGEETLRFVLTPEPDGRTRLVFTDETPPGIAARNAAGWQICLTHLAGENVAADAWKGHFDRCVAAFEPALGAQQGPPAGS, from the coding sequence ATGAACAACCCCGCAGACCCCGCAGACCCCGCAGACCCCACAGACTCCGCAGACCCCACAGACTCCGCAGACCTCACAGGCCCCTTGGATCCGATCGGCCCTGCAAGCCCGGCCCAGGTCACCGAGGTCACGCTGAACACGGGCGGTGCCCGGCCGGTTCTGCGCTTCGAACGGGTTCTGGCCCAGCCTCCCGAGGCTGTCTGGCGCGCGATCACCGACCGCGAGGAACTCAAGGCGTGGTTTCCGTCCGAGGTCATCGCTGACGCCTGGGAGCCCGGTGCCAGGATCAGCTTCCCGTTCCCCGGGACCGACATGACCCTCACCGGCAGCGTCCTGGAAGCGGAGGAGCCCCGCGTTCTCGCCTACACCTGGGGAGAGGAAACCCTCCGCTTCGTCCTGACCCCGGAACCGGACGGTCGCACCCGCCTGGTGTTCACCGACGAAACGCCCCCGGGTATCGCTGCCCGCAACGCGGCGGGCTGGCAGATCTGCCTCACCCACCTCGCAGGTGAAAACGTCGCCGCCGACGCCTGGAAGGGGCACTTCGACCGCTGCGTCGCCGCGTTCGAACCGGCCCTCGGCGCGCAACAAGGCCCCCCGGCCGGGAGCTGA
- the ychF gene encoding redox-regulated ATPase YchF, with protein MSLTIGIVGLPNVGKSTLFNALTKNDVLAANYPFATIEPNVGVVGVPDARLNTLAEIFSSQKLLPATVDFVDIAGIVRGASEGEGLGNKFLANIRESDAICQVIRAFKDENVVHVDGKVSPKDDIETINTELILADLQSVEKAVPRLTKEARLQKEKVAVLAAVEEAQKILEAGDTLFHAGITAGTEKGRLLHELHLLTTKPFLYVFNVDEDELVDEDFKNEQRALVAPAEAIFLNAKIESELIELDDDEALELLQSMGQEEPGLATLGRVGFDILGLQTYLTAGPKEARAWTIKKGATAPEAAGVIHTDFQKGFIKAEIISFDDLVETGSVAEARAKGKARMEGKDYVMQDGDVVEFRFNV; from the coding sequence GTGTCGCTCACGATCGGAATCGTCGGCCTGCCGAATGTCGGCAAGTCGACCCTGTTCAACGCCCTGACCAAGAACGACGTGCTGGCGGCCAACTACCCGTTCGCCACGATCGAGCCGAACGTCGGCGTCGTCGGCGTCCCCGACGCCCGTCTGAACACGCTCGCGGAGATCTTCAGCTCCCAGAAGCTGCTCCCGGCGACGGTCGACTTCGTCGACATCGCGGGCATCGTGCGCGGCGCGAGCGAGGGTGAGGGGCTCGGCAACAAGTTCCTCGCGAACATCCGTGAGTCGGACGCGATCTGCCAGGTCATCCGCGCCTTCAAGGACGAGAACGTCGTCCACGTCGACGGCAAGGTCTCGCCCAAGGACGACATCGAGACGATCAACACCGAGCTGATCCTCGCCGACCTCCAGTCCGTCGAGAAGGCCGTCCCGCGCCTCACGAAGGAGGCCCGTCTCCAGAAGGAGAAGGTCGCGGTCCTGGCCGCCGTCGAGGAGGCCCAGAAGATCCTCGAAGCGGGCGACACCCTCTTCCACGCGGGCATCACGGCCGGCACCGAGAAGGGCCGCCTCCTCCACGAGCTGCACCTGCTCACCACCAAGCCCTTCCTGTACGTCTTCAACGTCGACGAGGACGAGCTGGTCGACGAGGACTTCAAGAACGAGCAGCGCGCCCTGGTGGCCCCCGCCGAGGCGATCTTCCTCAACGCCAAGATCGAGTCCGAGCTGATCGAACTCGACGACGACGAGGCCCTGGAGCTCCTCCAGTCCATGGGCCAGGAAGAGCCCGGCCTCGCCACCCTCGGCCGCGTCGGCTTCGACATCCTGGGCCTGCAGACCTACCTCACGGCAGGCCCGAAGGAAGCCCGCGCCTGGACGATCAAGAAGGGCGCCACGGCCCCCGAGGCGGCCGGTGTGATTCACACCGACTTCCAGAAGGGCTTCATCAAGGCGGAGATCATCTCCTTCGACGACCTGGTCGAAACGGGCTCGGTCGCGGAGGCCCGTGCCAAGGGCAAGGCCCGCATGGAGGGCAAGGACTACGTCATGCAGGACGGGGACGTGGTGGAGTTCCGGTTCAACGTGTGA
- a CDS encoding Ig-like domain-containing protein — MRITPRRGRLVVATALAAVLGLASPAWAVSSSTTVTATPQSAEVSTPVQLAATVDCPADATGGLGVTFFDGGDLLGTVLVNANGQAGYTATFTTAGSHTITAAYNGNAECDASNGTTTVQATSAPTPPDPTPGFCLLACGGLIAFSVGDINNTVNISGH, encoded by the coding sequence GTGAGAATCACACCGCGCAGGGGGAGACTGGTCGTCGCCACAGCCCTGGCCGCCGTACTGGGGCTGGCCTCGCCCGCCTGGGCCGTATCGTCGAGCACCACGGTGACGGCCACTCCGCAGTCTGCCGAGGTGAGTACTCCGGTGCAACTGGCGGCCACGGTCGACTGCCCCGCCGACGCCACCGGTGGGCTCGGCGTGACGTTCTTCGACGGCGGCGACCTGCTCGGCACCGTGCTCGTGAACGCCAACGGCCAGGCCGGCTACACCGCTACGTTCACCACCGCTGGCTCGCACACCATCACCGCCGCTTACAACGGCAACGCGGAGTGCGACGCCTCCAACGGCACCACGACCGTCCAGGCCACCTCGGCTCCGACGCCGCCCGATCCGACCCCCGGCTTCTGCCTCCTCGCCTGTGGTGGCCTGATCGCCTTCTCCGTGGGTGACATCAACAACACCGTCAACATCTCCGGGCACTAG
- a CDS encoding ArsR/SmtB family transcription factor: MSTPASDVIAVLAEPHRRRILDLLKDGERPVGELVDELGLTQPAVSKHLRTLRDAGLVEARVDAQRRLYRIRPEPLAELDAWLASYRTLWSASLDRLDRHLEEGAS, encoded by the coding sequence GTGAGTACCCCGGCAAGTGACGTCATCGCAGTACTCGCCGAACCCCATCGGCGGCGCATACTCGATCTCCTCAAGGATGGCGAGCGGCCGGTTGGCGAGCTGGTCGACGAGCTCGGGCTGACGCAGCCGGCCGTCTCCAAGCACCTGCGCACGCTGCGCGACGCCGGGCTGGTCGAGGCCAGGGTCGACGCCCAGCGGCGGCTGTACCGGATACGCCCGGAGCCGCTGGCCGAGCTCGACGCGTGGCTCGCCTCCTACCGCACGCTGTGGAGCGCGAGCCTGGACCGCCTGGACCGGCATCTGGAGGAAGGAGCATCATGA
- a CDS encoding SDR family oxidoreductase: MTTIENGPGTRELAGKRALVTGGSRGIGAAVVRQLLDAGAEVLTTARSATGTVPEGANFVAADVRTRAGAEALAATAQEALGGVDIVVHNAGGARPHEGALAIPDEEWQDALDLNYLASVRLDSLLVPGMRERRSGRIVHISSAAVLTPVGPFLHYVAAKAALETYSQGLALELAPFGIRVNVVSPGRTATPGGEATREQWAEVSARMDAAPGPTNAADTTPLGRDGRPEDIAHAVLFLLSDRAGWLTASNLVVDGGEFPRG; this comes from the coding sequence ATGACCACAATCGAGAACGGACCGGGAACGCGAGAACTCGCGGGAAAGCGGGCCCTGGTCACGGGCGGTTCTCGCGGAATCGGAGCGGCCGTCGTGCGCCAGCTCCTGGACGCGGGCGCCGAGGTGCTCACGACCGCCAGGTCCGCGACGGGCACGGTGCCGGAGGGGGCCAATTTCGTGGCGGCCGATGTGCGGACACGGGCCGGGGCAGAGGCACTGGCCGCGACCGCGCAAGAGGCGCTCGGCGGGGTGGACATCGTGGTTCACAACGCGGGTGGCGCGCGACCTCACGAAGGCGCCCTGGCCATCCCCGACGAGGAGTGGCAGGACGCGCTGGACCTGAACTACCTGGCGTCGGTGCGGCTGGACTCGCTGCTGGTACCGGGGATGCGGGAGCGGCGTTCGGGGAGGATCGTGCACATCTCCTCGGCCGCGGTCCTCACCCCGGTCGGACCTTTCCTGCACTACGTGGCGGCGAAGGCGGCGCTGGAGACCTACAGCCAGGGGCTGGCCCTGGAGCTGGCCCCGTTCGGAATCCGGGTCAACGTCGTGTCTCCCGGCAGAACCGCCACCCCCGGCGGCGAGGCGACGCGGGAGCAGTGGGCCGAGGTGTCCGCGCGCATGGACGCGGCGCCCGGCCCGACCAACGCCGCTGACACCACGCCGCTCGGGCGCGACGGCCGGCCCGAGGACATCGCCCACGCGGTGCTTTTCCTCCTGTCCGACCGGGCGGGCTGGCTGACGGCGAGCAATCTCGTCGTGGACGGCGGCGAATTCCCCAGGGGCTGA
- a CDS encoding ATP-binding protein — MVDFVGRRQELATLERELQKVAAGIGGERPGRCVMLRGRRRVGKSRLVERFAERSGAPFLFFAATGASPRDDLARLARDAQVSTLPLAGLVAAARPENWDAAFDVLAAALPADRASVLIIDEVPYLMDTDGAFEGMLQRAWDRVLETKPVLLVLIGSDLSMMEALNSYGRPFHQRGREMVLGPLNPAEVGQMLGLDPAEAFDAALVTGGLPLICAEWPRGAGLWDFLGEALSDPVSALLVSAERSLAAEFPPQVQARKVLTAIGSGERTFTNIARAAGGIGATPLQRALELLTDKRIVAGELPVSLRPSKDRRYRVTDPYLRFWLHLLGPSMEEIERGRGDLTLARIRENWTSWRGRAVEPLVREALARILPDDRLPAAPAVGGYWTRTNDIEIDIVGADRAPIAKELFFVGSIKWLEQSIFDRHDLAALHRHRAALTDEPVPVVAVSRSGVDCPGLDATYGPGDLLTAWPL; from the coding sequence GTGGTGGATTTTGTAGGACGTCGCCAGGAGCTGGCGACGTTGGAGCGAGAGCTGCAGAAGGTGGCGGCAGGGATCGGCGGGGAGCGGCCCGGTCGGTGCGTGATGTTGCGTGGGCGGCGCCGGGTGGGCAAGTCGCGGCTGGTCGAGCGGTTTGCGGAGCGCTCCGGAGCCCCTTTCTTGTTCTTCGCTGCGACTGGTGCATCCCCCAGGGATGATCTGGCACGGCTGGCCAGGGACGCCCAAGTGTCGACGCTGCCGTTGGCGGGGCTGGTGGCCGCCGCGCGGCCGGAGAACTGGGATGCCGCGTTCGATGTGCTGGCCGCGGCGCTGCCTGCCGACCGGGCGAGCGTTCTGATCATCGACGAAGTGCCGTACCTGATGGATACCGACGGCGCCTTTGAAGGGATGCTGCAACGGGCCTGGGACCGGGTGCTGGAGACCAAGCCGGTGCTGCTGGTCCTCATCGGCTCCGATCTGTCGATGATGGAGGCACTGAACAGCTACGGACGCCCCTTCCATCAGCGCGGCCGGGAGATGGTGCTGGGACCGCTCAACCCCGCCGAGGTGGGGCAGATGCTTGGGCTGGATCCGGCGGAAGCCTTCGATGCCGCACTGGTCACCGGCGGGCTGCCGCTGATCTGCGCAGAGTGGCCGCGCGGCGCAGGGCTGTGGGACTTCCTCGGCGAGGCGCTGAGCGATCCGGTCTCGGCCCTGCTGGTGTCGGCCGAGCGTTCGCTGGCCGCCGAATTCCCCCCGCAGGTACAGGCGCGCAAGGTGCTGACGGCCATCGGGAGTGGCGAGCGGACCTTCACCAATATCGCCCGTGCAGCCGGCGGGATCGGGGCCACACCGCTGCAGCGAGCTCTGGAGCTGCTTACGGACAAACGGATCGTCGCCGGCGAGCTGCCTGTATCGCTGCGCCCGTCGAAGGACCGCCGCTACCGGGTGACAGATCCGTACCTGCGGTTCTGGCTGCACCTGCTCGGCCCGTCGATGGAGGAGATCGAGCGGGGGCGGGGCGATCTGACCTTGGCGCGCATCCGGGAGAACTGGACCAGCTGGCGTGGTCGGGCCGTCGAGCCTCTTGTCCGTGAGGCCCTGGCGCGGATACTGCCCGACGACCGGCTGCCCGCGGCCCCCGCAGTGGGCGGCTACTGGACCCGCACCAACGACATCGAGATCGATATCGTCGGGGCCGACCGCGCCCCCATCGCCAAGGAGCTGTTCTTCGTCGGCTCCATCAAGTGGCTGGAGCAGTCGATCTTCGACCGGCATGACTTGGCCGCTCTGCATCGGCACCGGGCTGCCCTCACCGACGAACCTGTTCCAGTCGTGGCGGTTTCGCGTAGTGGAGTCGACTGTCCGGGGCTCGACGCCACCTACGGCCCCGGCGATTTGCTGACCGCCTGGCCGCTGTGA
- a CDS encoding type II toxin-antitoxin system RelE family toxin, translating to MSDYRTVFRPEAQAELRKIPRDMALRILTKLTELESDPFGFNTTALVSQPERRRLRVGDYRVFCTIDNGELVVWVVHVGHRSTVYDT from the coding sequence GTGAGTGACTACCGCACGGTGTTCCGACCCGAGGCCCAGGCCGAGCTTCGCAAGATCCCTCGCGACATGGCGCTTCGTATCCTGACCAAACTGACAGAGCTGGAGAGCGACCCTTTCGGCTTCAACACCACGGCACTTGTATCCCAGCCTGAGCGCCGCCGCCTACGAGTCGGCGACTATCGCGTCTTCTGCACCATCGACAACGGGGAACTAGTGGTGTGGGTCGTACACGTCGGACACCGCTCCACGGTCTACGACACGTAG
- a CDS encoding TIGR03620 family F420-dependent LLM class oxidoreductase: MTSETREAFGRVGIWSSALHGSRADDAGRRAIAEAVAELEDLGYGTLWIGGSPSPDDAAAVVAATRRVTVATGILSIWDHTAKETADRIAAIDADARGRFVLGLGVSHGPMVPQYAKPYSAMVAYLDALDTATPPVDSGHRVLAALGPKMLKLAADRALGAHPYLVSAEHTAEAREALGPDALLAPELSVVLDTDLDRARTTARNMLGMYLQLPNYTDNLLRLGFTESDFEGGGSVRLLDSLFALGDAGQVKARTQQYLDAGADHVALQVLTADEGGAGLPRAQWRELAEAFGDAL, translated from the coding sequence ATGACTTCTGAGACGCGTGAGGCATTCGGACGGGTCGGGATCTGGAGCAGCGCCCTGCACGGGTCGCGGGCGGACGACGCGGGAAGGAGAGCGATCGCGGAAGCCGTCGCCGAGCTCGAGGACCTCGGGTACGGCACGCTGTGGATCGGCGGCAGTCCCTCGCCCGACGACGCCGCGGCGGTCGTCGCCGCCACCCGCAGGGTCACCGTGGCCACCGGCATCCTGAGTATCTGGGACCACACGGCAAAGGAGACGGCGGATCGGATCGCGGCGATCGACGCGGATGCGCGCGGGCGGTTCGTCCTCGGCCTGGGCGTCAGCCACGGCCCGATGGTGCCGCAGTACGCGAAGCCGTACAGCGCGATGGTCGCCTACCTCGACGCGCTGGACACCGCCACCCCGCCCGTGGACTCCGGACATCGGGTGCTGGCGGCGCTCGGCCCGAAGATGCTGAAGCTGGCGGCCGACAGGGCGTTGGGCGCGCACCCCTATCTCGTCTCCGCCGAGCACACGGCGGAAGCACGCGAGGCGCTCGGCCCCGACGCGCTGCTCGCCCCGGAGCTGTCCGTCGTGCTCGACACCGACCTCGACCGGGCCCGCACCACTGCGCGGAACATGCTGGGAATGTACCTCCAGCTGCCCAACTACACGGACAACCTGCTGCGCCTGGGATTCACGGAGAGCGACTTCGAGGGCGGCGGCAGCGTCCGCCTCCTCGACTCCCTCTTCGCCCTGGGCGACGCCGGGCAGGTGAAGGCCCGGACCCAGCAGTACCTCGACGCCGGCGCGGACCACGTCGCCCTCCAGGTGCTCACCGCCGACGAGGGCGGCGCCGGCCTGCCGCGGGCCCAGTGGCGCGAGCTGGCCGAGGCTTTCGGCGACGCGTTGTAG
- a CDS encoding IPT/TIG domain-containing protein — protein sequence MPPTISTINPTQGPTTGGTTATLTGTGMTGSTAVRFGSTNATSFTVNSATQITAVSPPRAAGAATVTVVHPTGNSNSVTFTYVLAQVPVVTSVAPSSGPTSGGSSVTLTGTGFTGATTVTFAGIPATSFMVNTATQITAVTPAGSAGAAAVTVTTPGGTSAPDAFFFYAAPPALDSGGPAQGPTAGGVVVTLTGSNLLNASAVWFGSTNAASFTVVSATQITATAPPGTGSSPITVTTPGGTSNPVAFTYVGTPTLTALAPTNGPTSAGAVVTLTGTNLATASAVTFGGTAVPFTVASATQITAIAPAGPAGPVAVSVTTAGGSSPGPTYTRVAAPGI from the coding sequence ATGCCGCCCACGATCAGCACCATCAATCCCACGCAAGGGCCCACCACCGGGGGCACCACCGCCACCCTTACCGGCACCGGGATGACCGGGTCCACCGCCGTACGGTTCGGCAGTACCAACGCGACTTCCTTCACCGTCAACTCGGCCACCCAGATCACCGCTGTGAGCCCGCCCCGCGCTGCGGGTGCGGCGACGGTGACCGTCGTCCATCCGACCGGTAACAGCAACTCGGTGACGTTCACCTATGTCTTGGCGCAGGTGCCGGTGGTCACGAGTGTGGCGCCCAGCAGCGGTCCGACGTCCGGCGGCTCCAGTGTCACCCTCACGGGAACCGGGTTCACCGGGGCCACGACGGTCACCTTCGCCGGGATCCCGGCGACTTCGTTCATGGTGAACACGGCCACCCAGATCACTGCTGTGACACCCGCCGGGAGTGCCGGGGCCGCAGCGGTGACCGTCACGACACCGGGTGGCACCAGCGCCCCGGACGCCTTCTTCTTCTACGCCGCGCCTCCCGCCCTCGACAGTGGCGGCCCCGCCCAGGGCCCGACAGCCGGTGGCGTGGTGGTCACACTGACCGGGAGCAATCTGCTCAACGCCAGTGCCGTATGGTTCGGCAGCACCAACGCCGCCTCCTTCACCGTGGTGTCGGCGACACAGATCACGGCCACCGCCCCGCCGGGGACAGGGAGTTCACCGATCACGGTGACCACCCCGGGCGGCACGAGCAACCCCGTCGCCTTCACATACGTCGGCACGCCCACCCTGACAGCACTGGCACCCACGAACGGTCCGACATCCGCAGGCGCCGTGGTCACCCTCACCGGCACGAACCTGGCCACCGCCTCGGCCGTCACCTTCGGGGGGACGGCCGTGCCATTCACCGTCGCGTCGGCCACACAGATCACCGCGATCGCACCCGCGGGTCCCGCCGGTCCGGTCGCTGTAAGCGTCACGACGGCGGGCGGCAGCAGCCCTGGGCCGACCTACACCCGGGTCGCCGCGCCCGGCATCTGA
- a CDS encoding type II toxin-antitoxin system Phd/YefM family antitoxin, whose protein sequence is MTQPLPIESIRDVRAHLAEVVERADRDDMPTVITRRGKQVAAVVSIEVLRKYQEWEEREINRIIDERMASPAAGVPIEDVMRETLARSE, encoded by the coding sequence ATGACTCAGCCGCTGCCCATAGAGTCCATCCGCGACGTACGCGCTCACTTGGCCGAAGTCGTCGAACGGGCCGACCGCGACGACATGCCCACTGTCATCACCCGCCGCGGCAAGCAGGTCGCCGCCGTGGTCTCGATCGAGGTGCTGCGCAAGTACCAGGAGTGGGAAGAGCGCGAGATCAACCGCATCATCGACGAACGCATGGCGAGCCCGGCCGCCGGCGTCCCGATCGAGGACGTGATGAGGGAGACGCTGGCACGCAGTGAGTGA
- a CDS encoding MarR family winged helix-turn-helix transcriptional regulator produces the protein MPDSATPATSPASAPSPADPVPAPSRPLDHVARIQAEWSRERPDLDVSPQGVIGRLHRLGGLLTEELCVVYRRFGLSEGEFDVLAALRRAGEPFERAPGELAVHTMVTTGAMTKRIDRLERDGLVTRRRAAGDGRGRVVALTQAGRELIDQAFTEHMRNERRLLDALTRDEAAALEPLLTAWLARVEPPQEG, from the coding sequence ATGCCGGATTCCGCCACCCCTGCCACCTCTCCCGCCTCTGCCCCTTCTCCCGCCGATCCCGTTCCTGCCCCTTCTCGGCCCCTGGACCACGTCGCGCGCATCCAGGCCGAGTGGTCCCGCGAACGCCCGGACCTCGACGTGAGCCCCCAGGGCGTGATCGGACGGCTGCACCGGCTCGGCGGACTGCTCACGGAGGAGCTCTGCGTGGTGTACCGGCGATTCGGCCTGAGCGAGGGCGAGTTCGACGTACTGGCTGCCCTGCGGCGGGCCGGGGAGCCGTTCGAGCGGGCCCCCGGGGAGCTGGCGGTGCACACCATGGTCACCACGGGCGCGATGACCAAGCGCATCGACCGCCTGGAACGCGACGGCCTGGTCACCCGCCGCCGCGCGGCCGGGGACGGCCGGGGCCGGGTGGTCGCCCTCACCCAGGCCGGGCGGGAGCTGATCGATCAGGCGTTCACGGAGCACATGCGCAACGAACGCCGCCTCCTGGACGCCCTGACCCGGGACGAGGCGGCGGCCCTGGAGCCGCTCCTGACCGCCTGGCTGGCCCGGGTGGAACCGCCGCAGGAGGGCTGA
- a CDS encoding IPT/TIG domain-containing protein — protein sequence MPISPNQGSTGGGTLVTITGTNLSGTTAVTFGTKPATAVTNVSPTQVTAVSPSGAGSIGVTVTTGGGTSNPIPFFYVGAPFKSSLGPTSGPLAGGNTATINGVGLATATSVSFGANAATPTVVSDTQLTVAVPAGVAAGPVGVSVTTAGGTNNGLSYTYVDVPTVTAVTPTSGPTSGGTGVTITGTNLGTTESVTFDGTTAPFTLVNSTTVSAVTPPGTAGAVDVVVTNPAGSDTAADAFTYVAAPGI from the coding sequence ATGCCTATCTCTCCGAACCAGGGATCCACCGGCGGTGGCACGCTGGTGACCATCACCGGTACGAACCTGTCCGGCACCACCGCCGTCACCTTCGGCACCAAGCCGGCCACCGCCGTCACCAACGTTTCGCCGACCCAGGTCACGGCTGTGTCGCCCTCGGGCGCCGGCAGCATCGGAGTGACCGTGACCACCGGGGGTGGCACGAGCAACCCGATTCCGTTCTTCTACGTCGGAGCCCCGTTCAAGTCCTCGCTCGGGCCGACATCAGGACCCCTGGCGGGCGGCAACACGGCCACGATCAACGGTGTTGGGCTGGCGACGGCCACCAGTGTGTCGTTCGGCGCCAACGCCGCAACGCCGACGGTCGTCTCCGACACCCAGCTCACCGTCGCCGTGCCGGCGGGCGTGGCAGCGGGCCCCGTGGGAGTGAGCGTGACCACCGCGGGTGGAACGAACAACGGTCTGTCCTACACCTACGTGGACGTCCCCACAGTGACCGCTGTGACGCCCACCTCCGGACCGACGTCCGGCGGTACCGGGGTCACCATCACCGGCACCAACCTCGGCACCACCGAGTCGGTCACCTTCGACGGCACCACGGCACCGTTCACCTTGGTGAACTCCACCACGGTCTCGGCGGTGACCCCGCCCGGCACCGCCGGCGCGGTCGATGTGGTGGTGACCAACCCGGCCGGTTCCGACACGGCCGCCGACGCGTTCACCTACGTCGCGGCTCCCGGTATCTGA